One genomic region from Chromatiales bacterium 21-64-14 encodes:
- a CDS encoding bifunctional ADP-dependent NAD(P)H-hydrate dehydratase/NAD(P)H-hydrate epimerase: METFDPDRCLYRAAQVRELDRIAIQEHGIAGYTLMTRAGEAVFAVLRGRWPQARRLAVVCGAGNNGGDGYVVARCACQAGWDVQVLERADPARIQGDAATARRDYQSANGTLHRFEAQALGGVDLIVDAVFGTGLEREVQGEWRAAVEAINGAGVPVVAVDIPSGLHADTGAPLGVAVRAAATVTFIGRKAGLYTGAGPEYCGALHFDGLGIPADAYRQVAPCALRLDPAALARRLPRRGRAAHKGRFGQVLIVGGDQGMAGAACMAAMAAARVGAGLVSVATRPEHAVALGARYPELMVHGIEGRGQLAPLLRGATVVAIGPGLGRGPWGAELLAAVLESAVPLVVDADALNRLAEEPATRADWVLTPHPGEAARLLGTPTAQVQNDRYAAAQAITGRYGGVVVLKGAGTLIHGSGDDASRVAEVGNPGMASGGMGDMLTGVIAGLRAQGIGPADAAELGVFLHGTAGDAAARARGERGLMATDLLPELHRLANPDAFPWSA, encoded by the coding sequence ATGGAGACCTTTGATCCCGACCGATGCCTGTACCGCGCCGCCCAGGTGCGGGAACTGGACCGCATCGCCATTCAGGAGCACGGCATCGCCGGTTATACGCTGATGACGCGGGCCGGGGAGGCGGTGTTCGCCGTGCTCCGGGGGCGCTGGCCCCAGGCGCGGCGTCTGGCGGTAGTGTGTGGCGCCGGCAACAACGGCGGGGACGGCTACGTGGTGGCGCGGTGCGCATGCCAAGCGGGCTGGGACGTGCAGGTCCTGGAGCGGGCGGACCCGGCCCGGATTCAGGGCGACGCGGCCACCGCGCGGCGCGACTACCAGTCCGCGAACGGCACCCTGCACCGGTTCGAGGCCCAAGCGCTGGGAGGGGTGGATCTGATCGTCGATGCCGTTTTCGGCACCGGCCTGGAGCGCGAGGTGCAGGGGGAATGGCGTGCCGCGGTGGAGGCCATCAATGGGGCGGGGGTACCGGTGGTGGCGGTAGACATTCCTTCGGGCCTGCACGCCGATACCGGCGCGCCCCTGGGGGTTGCGGTGCGCGCCGCCGCCACGGTGACCTTCATCGGGCGCAAGGCGGGGCTTTATACCGGCGCGGGTCCGGAGTACTGCGGGGCACTGCACTTCGACGGACTGGGGATCCCCGCGGATGCCTATCGTCAGGTGGCACCCTGCGCCCTGCGTCTGGACCCGGCCGCGTTGGCGCGGCGGTTGCCCCGGCGCGGGCGCGCCGCCCACAAGGGGCGTTTCGGCCAGGTGCTGATCGTGGGCGGTGATCAAGGGATGGCCGGCGCCGCGTGCATGGCCGCGATGGCCGCGGCGCGGGTGGGCGCGGGTCTGGTCAGCGTGGCGACCCGTCCGGAGCACGCCGTGGCCCTCGGCGCCCGGTACCCGGAGTTGATGGTGCACGGGATTGAGGGCCGTGGACAACTTGCGCCGCTGTTGCGTGGCGCCACGGTGGTGGCCATCGGCCCCGGCCTGGGCCGTGGTCCCTGGGGCGCGGAGCTGTTGGCCGCGGTGTTGGAATCCGCCGTTCCCCTGGTGGTGGACGCGGACGCGCTGAACCGGCTGGCAGAGGAACCGGCGACGCGCGCGGACTGGGTGCTCACGCCCCACCCCGGGGAGGCGGCGCGGCTATTGGGGACCCCGACAGCGCAGGTGCAGAACGACCGGTATGCGGCGGCGCAGGCCATCACTGGGCGCTACGGCGGGGTGGTGGTGCTCAAGGGCGCAGGCACCTTGATCCACGGCAGTGGTGATGACGCGTCCCGGGTGGCGGAGGTGGGCAATCCGGGGATGGCCAGTGGCGGGATGGGCGACATGCTCACCGGCGTGATCGCGGGCCTGCGCGCGCAAGGGATCGGTCCGGCTGACGCCGCGGAGCTGGGTGTGTTTCTGCACGGCACTGCGGGGGACGCGGCGGCCCGGGCGCGCGGCGAGCGCGGGCTCATGGCTACCGATCTCTTGCCGGAACTGCACCGTCTTGCCAACCCGGACGCGTTTCCATGGAGCGCGTGA
- a CDS encoding tRNA (adenosine(37)-N6)-threonylcarbamoyltransferase complex ATPase subunit type 1 TsaE, whose translation MERVIATPEAMGALGAALAVACGPGLLIRLTGELGTGKTTLTRGFLAALGHAGPVRSPTYTLVEPYEIGRHRVYHLDLYRVADPEELEFLGLRDLLDGEAVCLVEWPERAGAALPAGDLTLHLAYRSPGRQVTVTAQSPAGQGVLDHLCQ comes from the coding sequence ATGGAGCGCGTGATCGCCACGCCGGAGGCCATGGGTGCGCTGGGCGCGGCCCTGGCGGTGGCCTGCGGTCCCGGACTGCTGATCCGGCTCACTGGGGAACTCGGCACCGGCAAGACCACGCTGACGCGTGGCTTTCTGGCGGCCCTGGGCCACGCTGGGCCGGTGCGCAGTCCCACCTATACCCTGGTGGAGCCCTACGAGATCGGCAGGCACCGTGTGTATCACCTGGATCTCTATCGCGTGGCGGATCCGGAGGAGCTGGAATTCCTGGGGCTTCGAGACCTGCTGGATGGGGAGGCGGTGTGCCTGGTGGAGTGGCCGGAGCGGGCGGGAGCGGCCCTGCCCGCCGGCGACCTGACCCTGCATCTGGCCTACCGGTCGCCGGGACGCCAGGTCACCGTCACGGCCCAGAGCCCCGCGGGTCAAGGGGTCCTCGATCATCTGTGCCAGTGA
- a CDS encoding N-acetylmuramoyl-L-alanine amidase, translating into MRWIAAALSIVLTPPAFAGGVSVAGARLWAAPDHTRVVFPVSGPVDHSLFTLKHPDRVVLDLKNARRAPGFASPRAPEGVVTRVRSAPRHGTDLRVVLEVKSAVRPRSFLLSPSPPYGYRLVVDLYNGPARPARAVITAPKRGGAPRDVIVAVDAGHGGEDPGARGPGGTEEKNVTLAIARKLAALIDRQPGMRAVMTRTGDYYIGLRERMDMARRAKADLFISLHADAYRNRQARGASVYILSQRGASSEAARWLARSENASDRVGGVDLEDKGHMLASVLLDLSQSATLEASMQAARDVLGQLEQVGRVHRRRVEQAGFMVLKSPDVPSMLVETAFISNPREERELRSPRYQMRIARAVLHGIRRYFVQRAPSGTRFANREHVITPGETLSVIAQRYQVTIQRLRVANGLNNDQVQVGEVLRIPIGGDG; encoded by the coding sequence ATGCGTTGGATTGCAGCAGCCCTGAGCATCGTGCTGACGCCTCCCGCATTCGCTGGAGGCGTGTCGGTTGCGGGTGCGCGCCTATGGGCGGCGCCAGACCATACCCGGGTGGTATTTCCGGTCAGCGGACCGGTAGACCACAGTCTGTTCACGCTGAAGCACCCCGATCGCGTGGTACTGGATCTCAAGAACGCGCGGCGCGCGCCTGGATTCGCGTCTCCCAGGGCGCCGGAAGGCGTCGTCACCCGGGTGCGCAGCGCGCCGCGCCACGGTACCGACCTGCGGGTGGTGCTGGAAGTAAAGTCCGCAGTCCGCCCGCGCAGTTTCCTGCTATCTCCAAGCCCTCCCTACGGCTACCGCCTGGTGGTGGATCTCTACAACGGGCCCGCACGGCCGGCGCGCGCGGTGATCACGGCGCCGAAGCGCGGTGGTGCGCCGCGCGACGTGATCGTCGCGGTGGATGCGGGTCATGGCGGTGAGGACCCGGGGGCACGCGGTCCCGGTGGCACCGAGGAGAAGAACGTCACCCTGGCCATCGCCCGCAAGCTCGCCGCGCTCATCGATCGCCAGCCCGGTATGCGCGCGGTGATGACCCGCACTGGCGATTATTACATCGGATTGCGCGAGCGCATGGATATGGCACGTCGTGCCAAGGCGGACCTGTTCATTTCCCTGCACGCCGACGCCTATCGCAATCGTCAGGCGCGCGGCGCTTCGGTATATATCCTGTCGCAACGGGGGGCCAGCAGCGAGGCGGCGCGCTGGTTGGCGCGCAGCGAGAACGCGTCGGACCGGGTGGGAGGCGTGGATCTCGAGGACAAGGGCCATATGCTGGCCTCGGTGCTGCTCGATCTGTCGCAGAGCGCCACCCTGGAGGCGAGTATGCAGGCGGCGCGCGACGTGTTGGGACAATTGGAACAAGTGGGTCGCGTGCATCGCCGGCGGGTGGAGCAGGCGGGGTTCATGGTGCTCAAGTCCCCGGACGTGCCCTCTATGTTGGTGGAGACTGCCTTCATCTCCAATCCGCGCGAAGAGCGCGAGCTGCGTAGCCCGCGCTACCAGATGCGTATCGCGCGGGCAGTGCTGCACGGGATCCGCCGCTACTTTGTTCAGCGTGCGCCGAGCGGGACCCGCTTCGCCAATCGGGAGCACGTGATCACGCCGGGGGAGACCCTATCGGTCATCGCGCAACGCTATCAGGTCACGATCCAGCGGCTGCGCGTGGCCAACGGGTTGAACAACGACCAGGTTCAGGTGGGCGAGGTGTTGCGCATCCCCATCGGGGGCGACGGCTAG
- the mutL gene encoding DNA mismatch repair protein MutL (This protein is involved in the repair of mismatches in DNA. It is required for dam-dependent methyl-directed DNA mismatch repair. Promotes the formation of a stable complex between two or more DNA-binding proteins in an ATP-dependent manner without itself being part of a final effector complex), which produces MRIHHLPPQLVNQIAAGEVIERPASVVKELLENSLDAGARHIHLDVEAGGVRLLRVRDDGTGIGREDLALALARHATSKIATLEDLERVASLGFRGEALPSIASVARLLITSRVADSELGYALCGDGRELQSEPAPAPHPVGTTVEVRDLFFNVPARRKFLRTERTESGHLDEVVRRIALSRFDVAFRWRHNQQPERLLHAAVGRADQERRVAELCGAGFIEHAVHVDFGAAGLGLSGWMGLPTFSRAQGDLQYFFVNGRVVRDRMISHAVRQAYTDVLYHGRHPAFVLYLELDPALVDVNAHPTKLEVRFRDARLVHDFLFRSLHKALADLRPADAPPSAPALGGAPRSGDWVSRTPHQGAMSLAVAEAVETYGALHPAAPARAAPASALTPAPELIPPLGFAIAQLHGIYVLAENAHGLVLVDMHAAHERITYERLKTDCEEAGPQVQPLLVPVTVSVREVEAELAEAHRDALAGFGLELDRLGPGTVRVRGVPALLADTDVAALVGDVLADLAVHGTTRRVEALRDALLSTMACHGAVRAHRRLTLPEMNALLRDMERTERAGQCNHGRPTWVEVPLAELDRLFLRGR; this is translated from the coding sequence ATGCGCATACACCACCTGCCACCCCAACTGGTGAACCAGATCGCCGCCGGCGAGGTGATCGAACGCCCCGCGTCGGTGGTGAAGGAGTTGCTCGAGAACAGCCTCGATGCCGGCGCGCGGCACATCCACCTGGATGTGGAAGCGGGTGGGGTGCGCCTGCTTCGGGTGCGGGACGACGGGACCGGGATCGGGCGCGAGGACTTGGCGCTGGCCCTGGCCCGCCACGCCACCAGCAAGATCGCCACCCTGGAGGACCTGGAGCGGGTGGCCAGCCTCGGCTTCCGCGGCGAGGCGCTACCGAGCATTGCGTCGGTCGCGCGCCTGTTGATCACTTCCCGGGTGGCGGACTCGGAACTCGGCTACGCCTTGTGCGGCGATGGACGGGAGCTGCAGTCCGAACCCGCGCCGGCGCCCCATCCGGTGGGCACCACCGTGGAGGTGCGGGACCTGTTCTTCAATGTCCCGGCGCGGCGCAAATTCCTGCGCACCGAACGCACTGAATCCGGACACCTGGATGAGGTGGTGCGGCGCATCGCACTGAGCCGCTTCGATGTGGCGTTCCGGTGGCGGCACAACCAGCAGCCCGAGCGTTTGTTGCACGCCGCCGTGGGGCGTGCGGATCAGGAGCGGCGGGTGGCCGAGCTGTGCGGGGCGGGCTTCATTGAGCACGCGGTGCACGTGGACTTCGGCGCGGCGGGCCTCGGGCTTTCGGGGTGGATGGGTCTGCCCACCTTCTCCCGGGCGCAGGGCGACTTGCAGTATTTCTTTGTCAATGGGCGCGTGGTGCGCGATCGGATGATCTCCCACGCGGTGCGCCAAGCCTACACCGACGTGTTATACCATGGGCGCCACCCGGCCTTTGTGCTCTACCTGGAGCTGGATCCGGCGCTGGTGGACGTCAATGCACACCCCACCAAGCTGGAAGTGCGGTTCCGGGATGCGCGGCTGGTCCATGACTTCCTGTTTCGCAGCCTGCACAAGGCGCTGGCGGATTTGCGTCCGGCGGATGCGCCGCCGTCCGCGCCCGCCCTGGGCGGTGCGCCGCGTAGCGGGGACTGGGTGTCCCGGACGCCGCACCAGGGCGCGATGTCCCTGGCGGTTGCGGAGGCGGTGGAGACCTACGGCGCGCTGCATCCCGCCGCGCCGGCGCGGGCGGCGCCCGCGTCTGCGCTTACGCCCGCGCCGGAACTCATCCCACCCTTGGGCTTTGCCATCGCCCAACTACATGGGATCTATGTGCTGGCCGAGAACGCCCACGGCTTGGTGCTGGTGGACATGCACGCGGCCCACGAGCGCATCACCTACGAGCGGTTGAAGACGGACTGCGAGGAGGCCGGCCCTCAGGTGCAACCGCTGCTGGTACCGGTAACGGTGTCGGTCCGGGAGGTGGAGGCGGAACTGGCCGAGGCGCATCGGGACGCCTTGGCCGGATTCGGGCTGGAACTGGACCGTCTTGGACCGGGGACCGTGCGGGTGCGCGGGGTACCGGCGCTGTTGGCGGATACCGACGTCGCCGCCCTGGTGGGGGACGTGCTCGCGGATCTCGCGGTTCATGGGACCACCCGGCGGGTCGAGGCGCTGCGGGATGCCCTGCTGTCCACCATGGCTTGCCACGGCGCGGTGCGTGCCCACCGGCGCCTTACGCTCCCCGAAATGAACGCCCTGCTGCGCGACATGGAGCGCACCGAGCGTGCCGGGCAGTGCAATCACGGGCGACCCACTTGGGTCGAAGTGCCGTTGGCGGAATTGGATCGATTATTCCTGCGCGGCCGGTAA
- a CDS encoding tRNA (adenosine(37)-N6)-dimethylallyltransferase MiaA, whose amino-acid sequence MSDAPPVLFLMGPTATGKTALAVELARRLPCDIISVDSAQVYRGMDIGTAKPGPDILGIVPHRLIDILDPAQAYSAGRFCLDAAHEIRAIRRAGRIPLLVGGTMLYFHALQFGLAELPAADPATRARIEGQAREHGWGALHRRLEQVDPRAAHRIHPNDPQRIQRALEVHALTGTPLTELQARRVVPILGLPVVKVALAPSDRGALHQIIDARFHAMLRGGFTDEVEQLRRRGDLDLNRPALRAVGYRQVWEYLEGRLTHAEMTCRAVVATRQLAKRQLTWLRGQDDAVVVDSLSADRLDKLLNALRERKILG is encoded by the coding sequence TTGTCCGACGCGCCCCCGGTGCTGTTTCTGATGGGGCCCACCGCCACCGGCAAGACCGCCCTGGCGGTGGAGCTGGCGCGCCGCCTGCCCTGCGACATCATCAGTGTGGATTCGGCTCAGGTGTATCGGGGAATGGACATCGGCACCGCGAAGCCCGGCCCCGATATCCTGGGGATAGTACCGCACCGGCTGATCGATATCCTGGACCCGGCTCAGGCCTACTCCGCCGGGCGCTTCTGCCTTGATGCTGCGCACGAGATCCGCGCCATCCGTCGCGCGGGCCGTATCCCGCTTCTGGTTGGGGGCACCATGCTGTATTTCCACGCCCTCCAGTTCGGATTGGCGGAACTGCCCGCAGCGGACCCGGCGACCCGGGCCCGGATCGAGGGCCAGGCCCGGGAGCACGGCTGGGGCGCACTCCACCGCCGGCTGGAACAGGTGGATCCACGCGCGGCGCACCGCATCCATCCTAACGACCCGCAACGGATCCAGCGCGCCCTGGAGGTGCATGCGCTCACCGGCACCCCCCTTACGGAACTCCAGGCGCGCCGCGTGGTTCCAATACTGGGTCTGCCCGTGGTCAAGGTCGCGCTGGCGCCTTCCGACCGCGGCGCGTTGCACCAGATCATCGATGCGCGTTTTCACGCCATGTTGCGGGGGGGGTTTACGGACGAAGTGGAACAGTTGCGCCGGCGCGGTGATCTGGACTTGAATCGGCCCGCCTTGCGGGCGGTCGGCTACCGGCAGGTCTGGGAATACTTGGAAGGACGGCTTACTCACGCCGAGATGACCTGCCGCGCGGTGGTGGCCACACGCCAGCTCGCCAAGCGTCAGCTCACTTGGCTCCGGGGCCAGGACGACGCCGTAGTGGTGGACAGCCTGTCTGCGGATCGGCTGGACAAGTTGTTGAATGCGTTACGTGAGAGAAAGATTCTGGGGTAG
- a CDS encoding RNA chaperone Hfq yields MARGQSLQEPFLNALRKSRVPVSIYLVNGIKLQGQIESFDQFVVLLKNSVSQMVYKHAISTVVPSRNVKFASVDADDNAPPEPGNA; encoded by the coding sequence ATGGCTAGAGGGCAGTCATTGCAAGAGCCTTTCCTCAATGCCTTGCGCAAGAGTCGAGTGCCCGTGTCCATTTATCTGGTGAATGGGATCAAGCTTCAGGGGCAGATCGAGTCTTTTGACCAATTCGTGGTCCTTTTGAAGAATAGCGTCAGCCAGATGGTGTACAAACACGCCATCTCCACGGTGGTGCCGTCACGCAACGTGAAGTTCGCGAGCGTTGACGCTGACGACAACGCCCCGCCGGAGCCTGGCAACGCTTGA
- a CDS encoding GTPase HflX yields MFDRPQRGESAVLVHLELRAEQDREQLQEFKELAASAGARTVAVITASRSAPDPRYFVGSGKAEEIRGCVRDTGADVVLFNHALSPSQERNLEALLKCRVLDRTGLILDIFAQRAHSFEGKLQVELAQLQHLSTRLVRGWTHLERQKGGIGLRGPGETQLETDRRLIGVRIKALGQRLHKLQRQRAQGRRARLRAEVPTVSLVGYTNAGKSTLFNRLTGAGVFAADQLFATLDPTLRRLELPAGAPAVLADTVGFIRHLPHDLVAAFRSTLEETRDATLLLHVIDAGHEERDSCVEQVNRVLEEIGAGELPQIEVYNKIDLGGAAPRLERDAEGRVRRVWLSAVTGAGLDLLRGAIAEHLHRRSFEGPLRLPSYAGRLRARLYALGAVRSERIGSDGAWLLEIRLPLRELAALRGEDEIAGKLLPGPEFLAGAALAS; encoded by the coding sequence TTGTTTGACCGGCCGCAGCGCGGCGAGTCCGCCGTGCTCGTGCATCTGGAGCTGCGGGCCGAGCAGGATCGCGAGCAGCTCCAGGAGTTCAAGGAATTGGCTGCCTCCGCTGGGGCGCGGACGGTGGCTGTGATCACGGCCAGCCGCAGTGCGCCGGATCCCCGCTATTTTGTGGGCAGCGGCAAGGCAGAAGAGATCCGCGGCTGCGTGCGCGATACCGGCGCGGACGTGGTGTTGTTCAATCATGCACTGAGCCCTAGTCAGGAGCGCAATCTGGAGGCCCTGCTGAAGTGCCGGGTGCTGGACCGGACCGGGCTCATCCTGGATATCTTCGCGCAGCGCGCCCATTCCTTCGAAGGCAAGCTCCAGGTGGAACTGGCCCAGCTTCAGCACTTGTCCACCCGGCTAGTGCGGGGTTGGACTCACTTGGAACGGCAGAAGGGTGGCATTGGGCTGCGCGGTCCGGGCGAGACGCAGCTGGAGACTGACCGCCGCCTGATCGGTGTCCGCATCAAGGCCCTCGGACAGCGCCTGCACAAGCTGCAGCGCCAGCGGGCCCAGGGCCGGCGGGCGCGCCTCCGTGCCGAGGTACCGACCGTTTCTTTAGTTGGCTATACCAACGCTGGTAAATCCACCTTGTTCAATCGGCTGACCGGGGCCGGTGTGTTTGCAGCGGATCAATTGTTCGCGACCCTCGACCCCACCCTCCGGCGCTTGGAACTTCCCGCGGGCGCGCCCGCGGTACTGGCGGACACCGTCGGTTTCATTCGCCACCTTCCCCATGACCTGGTGGCGGCATTCCGGTCCACGCTGGAGGAGACCCGCGACGCCACGCTGCTGCTCCACGTCATCGATGCCGGCCACGAGGAGCGCGATTCCTGCGTGGAACAGGTCAACCGGGTGCTGGAGGAGATCGGTGCCGGTGAGTTGCCCCAGATCGAGGTCTACAACAAGATCGATCTGGGGGGGGCAGCGCCACGTTTGGAGCGTGATGCCGAAGGACGGGTGCGGCGCGTCTGGCTCTCGGCGGTAACCGGCGCCGGGCTGGACCTGTTGCGCGGGGCGATCGCCGAGCATCTCCACCGGCGTTCCTTCGAGGGTCCGCTGCGTCTGCCGTCCTACGCCGGGCGCCTGCGGGCCCGCCTCTACGCCCTCGGCGCCGTGCGCAGCGAGCGGATCGGGTCCGACGGGGCCTGGCTCCTGGAGATTCGGCTGCCGCTGCGGGAACTGGCCGCGCTGCGCGGTGAGGATGAAATCGCCGGCAAATTGCTCCCGGGACCCGAATTCCTTGCGGGCGCGGCACTTGCCTCCTAA
- a CDS encoding HflK protein, whose translation MAWNEPGGGKDPWGNRGDHGPPDLDEVIRKLQRRLGALFGGRRSGGGSSGGGSASTRLGSSFSFGFLLLVLLALWALSGIYIVDQAERGVVLRFGKYVTTTMPGPHWHIPYPIEQVDKVNVARIRTAQLGSRAGEGGSDAGLGGQKALMLTQDENIVDVELEVQYRVKDARDYLFNVRDPDVVLQQVAESALREAVGRSTMDFVITTGRSQVVAKTETLIQRILDHYGTGLEVTSVNMPYAQPPDQVKSAFDDAIKAREDEQRYKNEAEAYANGIIPVARGEAARRRQDAEGYKASVVAEATGRASRFLQMLKAYRKAPAVTRERLYLDTMQSVLGNSTKVLLDVKSGNNVFYLPLDRLPRPGAASVTPPAAGSSTDDNGSAHKKGASDESRGRDVRSREVR comes from the coding sequence ATGGCGTGGAATGAGCCCGGCGGCGGCAAGGATCCCTGGGGCAATCGTGGCGATCATGGCCCCCCCGACCTCGACGAAGTGATCCGCAAGCTGCAGCGGCGTCTCGGCGCCCTGTTCGGTGGCCGGCGTTCTGGCGGCGGGAGCAGTGGCGGTGGGAGTGCGTCGACGCGGCTCGGGAGTTCGTTCAGCTTTGGTTTCCTGCTGCTGGTACTGCTCGCCCTGTGGGCCCTGTCCGGGATCTATATCGTGGACCAGGCGGAGCGCGGCGTGGTGCTACGTTTCGGCAAGTATGTGACCACCACTATGCCGGGTCCCCACTGGCATATTCCCTACCCCATCGAGCAGGTCGACAAGGTCAACGTGGCGCGTATTCGCACCGCGCAGCTCGGTTCGCGGGCGGGCGAGGGGGGGAGCGACGCGGGACTGGGTGGCCAGAAGGCACTGATGCTCACCCAGGATGAGAACATCGTCGATGTGGAGTTGGAGGTGCAGTACCGGGTCAAGGACGCACGCGACTATCTGTTCAATGTGCGCGATCCGGATGTCGTCCTGCAGCAAGTCGCCGAGAGTGCCCTGCGCGAAGCGGTGGGCAGGAGCACCATGGACTTTGTGATCACCACTGGACGCAGCCAAGTGGTGGCGAAGACCGAGACCCTGATTCAGCGCATCCTGGACCACTACGGCACGGGGCTGGAGGTCACCAGTGTGAACATGCCCTATGCGCAGCCGCCGGACCAGGTGAAATCCGCGTTTGACGACGCGATCAAGGCGCGCGAGGACGAGCAGCGCTACAAGAACGAGGCGGAGGCCTACGCCAACGGGATCATTCCGGTGGCACGCGGCGAGGCGGCGCGACGCCGTCAGGACGCCGAGGGGTACAAGGCAAGCGTGGTGGCAGAGGCGACCGGGCGCGCCAGCCGCTTCCTGCAGATGCTGAAGGCTTACCGCAAGGCCCCGGCGGTGACCCGCGAGCGTCTCTATTTGGATACTATGCAGTCGGTGCTCGGAAATTCCACCAAGGTATTGTTGGACGTGAAGAGCGGCAACAACGTGTTTTATCTGCCCCTGGACCGGCTTCCGCGTCCTGGGGCCGCCAGCGTGACACCGCCGGCCGCTGGTTCTAGTACCGATGACAACGGATCCGCCCATAAAAAGGGGGCATCGGACGAATCACGCGGACGCGATGTTCGTAGCCGGGAGGTGCGCTGA
- a CDS encoding HflC protein yields the protein MMGQSKAIGLILVLVLVVLAMNSVYTVDQRQRAVLFRLGEIVRTDLKPGLHFKIPFYNKVRKFDARLLTLDAQPERLLTSEKKNVIVDSFVMWRISNPATFYKATGGDELQAAARLDQIIKNGLRDEFGVRTIQDVVSGERSQVMSAMTQLANEKAAGLGITIVDVRIKRINLPKEVSQSVFQRMKAERERVARDFRSRGQEAAERIRAEADRQRTVILAEANRDADETRGAGDAAATAIYAKAYEQDPEFYAFYRSLRTYRKVFGNKDNLLVLQPNGELFRYFNEAGGKR from the coding sequence CTGATGGGACAGTCGAAAGCCATTGGGCTGATCCTGGTTCTGGTGCTGGTCGTGCTGGCGATGAATTCCGTATATACCGTGGACCAGCGGCAACGCGCGGTGTTGTTCCGCCTCGGGGAGATTGTGCGCACCGACCTCAAACCGGGGTTGCACTTCAAGATCCCGTTTTACAACAAGGTGCGCAAATTCGACGCACGTTTGCTGACCCTCGATGCGCAGCCGGAGCGGCTGCTCACCAGCGAGAAAAAGAACGTCATCGTGGACTCGTTTGTCATGTGGCGGATCAGTAACCCGGCTACGTTCTACAAGGCCACTGGTGGCGATGAATTGCAGGCTGCCGCACGCCTGGATCAGATCATCAAGAACGGGTTGCGCGACGAGTTCGGCGTGCGGACCATCCAGGACGTGGTATCGGGCGAGCGTTCCCAGGTCATGAGCGCCATGACCCAGCTCGCCAACGAGAAGGCCGCCGGCTTGGGGATCACCATCGTCGACGTACGTATCAAGCGGATCAATCTGCCCAAGGAAGTCAGCCAGTCGGTGTTCCAACGCATGAAGGCCGAGCGTGAACGGGTCGCCCGGGACTTCCGTTCCCGTGGCCAGGAGGCGGCCGAACGCATCCGTGCCGAGGCCGATCGTCAGCGCACTGTGATCCTGGCGGAGGCCAATCGGGACGCCGACGAGACCCGCGGCGCCGGTGACGCGGCCGCCACGGCGATCTATGCCAAGGCCTACGAGCAGGATCCCGAGTTTTACGCCTTTTACCGGAGCCTGCGTACCTACCGGAAGGTGTTTGGGAACAAGGATAATTTATTGGTGCTGCAGCCCAACGGCGAGCTGTTCCGCTACTTCAACGAGGCCGGCGGCAAGCGCTGA